Proteins encoded together in one Spirochaetota bacterium window:
- the def gene encoding peptide deformylase, translating to MVTSTQHKLVFYGNKTLRSVAQEITQVTQEIRDLTDEMFAIMHKEQGIGLAAPQIDVPLQLLVIDIRSNKGPMMALINPRITAFSDETGGYEEGCLSLPGITADIIRPVSIQVEGIAINEKPVKFEASGLLARVLQHEIDHLNGKLFIDYLEDYKRKELSSQLKKIKKLNRE from the coding sequence ATGGTAACCAGTACACAGCATAAATTGGTTTTTTATGGGAACAAAACACTGCGATCAGTTGCACAGGAGATAACGCAGGTTACTCAAGAAATACGCGATTTAACCGATGAGATGTTTGCAATCATGCATAAGGAACAGGGCATTGGACTGGCTGCCCCTCAGATTGATGTTCCCTTACAGCTACTGGTGATTGATATACGTTCAAATAAAGGGCCAATGATGGCACTCATAAATCCCAGGATTACCGCATTTTCCGATGAAACGGGTGGTTATGAAGAAGGATGTTTGTCACTACCGGGTATTACAGCGGACATCATACGACCTGTTTCAATTCAGGTTGAAGGCATAGCCATCAATGAAAAACCAGTAAAATTTGAAGCATCAGGCCTGCTGGCGCGGGTATTACAACATGAGATAGACCATTTAAATGGCAAACTATTTATAGATTACTTAGAAGATTATAAACGCAAAGAATTGAGTTCGCAGTTGAAAAAGATAAAAAAACTTAACAGGGAATAA
- the fmt gene encoding methionyl-tRNA formyltransferase: protein MKIGFFGTPEIASFCLEHLIQYYEIAFVVTSPDKPKGRGKHLLPPPVKEKALKYGIVCFQPTTLKDEKLAETLRKFNCDIFVVVAYGKLIPRSIFSIPPLQTINLHPSLLPKYRGAAPIEWALYNGEQQTGVTVQRINEELDAGDIVLQSTVTIAPNETAGELYEKILPLAADMLVKAIDGLHDGTITPVPQDHSQATYCGKITSETARINWNMPSSHIHNMVRAFNPKPVAWTTFRGKIIKIWKTMVSDSSCYSSTVRPGTVLVHSKRLFVCTANGSVEVLSLQPETKKPMDANAFINGYRLQEGDAFE from the coding sequence ATGAAGATTGGCTTTTTTGGAACTCCTGAAATTGCTTCTTTTTGTTTAGAACATCTTATACAATATTATGAGATAGCTTTTGTTGTTACCTCCCCTGATAAACCAAAAGGTCGTGGCAAACATCTGTTACCTCCTCCCGTAAAGGAAAAAGCCCTTAAATATGGAATTGTTTGTTTTCAGCCGACAACCTTAAAGGATGAAAAGCTTGCAGAAACGTTAAGAAAATTTAATTGTGATATCTTTGTCGTTGTAGCCTATGGGAAACTTATTCCCCGTTCAATCTTTTCAATTCCGCCACTGCAAACTATTAATCTCCATCCGTCGCTGCTACCAAAATATCGTGGTGCTGCACCTATTGAATGGGCGTTGTATAACGGTGAACAGCAGACCGGGGTTACCGTGCAACGTATCAATGAAGAGCTTGATGCAGGCGACATTGTGCTTCAATCAACGGTAACTATCGCCCCCAATGAAACAGCGGGCGAGCTTTATGAAAAAATTTTACCACTTGCAGCTGATATGCTGGTGAAAGCCATTGATGGTTTGCATGATGGCACCATTACGCCAGTGCCACAGGATCATTCACAGGCAACCTACTGTGGGAAAATTACCAGTGAAACTGCGCGAATAAACTGGAATATGCCATCGTCACATATTCATAATATGGTGCGGGCGTTTAATCCAAAGCCGGTAGCATGGACAACATTCCGTGGTAAAATTATAAAAATATGGAAAACTATGGTTAGCGATAGTTCCTGTTATAGTTCCACTGTACGCCCGGGCACAGTACTGGTGCATTCAAAGCGATTGTTTGTATGCACCGCTAATGGTAGTGTTGAAGTGCTGTCTTTACAACCTGAGACAAAAAAG